A genomic region of Ensifer adhaerens contains the following coding sequences:
- a CDS encoding P-II family nitrogen regulator — protein sequence MKKIEAIIKPFKLDEVKEALQEVGLQGITVTEAKGFGRQKGHTELYRGAEYVVDFLPKVKVEVVLADENAEAVIEAIRNAAQTGRIGDGKIFVSNVEEVIRIRTGETGLDAI from the coding sequence ATGAAAAAGATCGAAGCGATCATTAAGCCCTTCAAGCTCGACGAAGTGAAGGAAGCCCTTCAGGAAGTCGGACTACAGGGCATCACCGTCACGGAAGCCAAGGGCTTCGGGCGGCAGAAGGGTCACACGGAGCTGTATCGCGGCGCCGAATACGTGGTGGACTTCCTGCCGAAGGTTAAGGTCGAGGTCGTGTTGGCGGATGAAAACGCGGAGGCCGTCATCGAGGCGATCCGCAATGCCGCGCAGACCGGCCGCATTGGTGACGGAAAAATTTTCGTTTCCAATGTGGAAGAAGTCATCCGCATTCGCACGGGCGAAACCGGCCTCGACGCCATCTGA
- a CDS encoding extracellular solute-binding protein gives MTVTSFGNAAVAAPVHAIAMHGEPALPADFKNFPYVNPNVKKGGKISYGVVGSFDSLNPFILKSMRTTARGMWDPEYGNLVYESLMQRSRDEAFTMYGLLAESVEWDDDRTFIQFNLNPNARWADGQPVTADDVIFTFELLRDKGRVPFSNRLAKVAKMEKVGDRSVRFTFTEDVDRELPLLLSLSPVLPKHAIDVATFDQTSLKPPLGSGPYRVVEVKPGERIVYKRNPDYWAKDLPSKVGQDNYDEISVEYFLQENSLFEAFKKGEIDIYPEGSATKWARGYDFPAVRSGDVVKETFKPKTPSGMLGIVFNTRKPMFDNLKLRQGLALVFDFEWVNKNLFDGAYTRTQSYWQNSTLSFLGAPADDRELGLIGDARDRINPAILDGTYRLPVTDASGRDRNVLRVAVSLMREAGFQIKDGKMVDAKGSPLAFEIMSQNAGQEKIALAYQRFLAPLGIQVSVRTVDDSQYQQRSQSFDYDVIIKSFPSTLSPGVEQAGRWSSQARDRQGSDNFAGVADKDVDRMINNILQARTTEDFTAAVRAHDRLLINNSYLVPLYHLDAQWVARRKHIGRPDVLPLYGYQLPTWWDQNAQ, from the coding sequence ATGACCGTCACTTCGTTCGGCAACGCTGCGGTAGCCGCGCCAGTGCATGCCATTGCCATGCACGGCGAGCCGGCGCTGCCCGCCGATTTCAAGAACTTCCCTTACGTCAATCCGAACGTGAAGAAGGGCGGGAAGATCTCCTATGGCGTCGTCGGCAGCTTCGACAGCCTCAATCCTTTCATTCTGAAAAGCATGCGCACGACAGCGCGCGGCATGTGGGACCCGGAATACGGCAACCTCGTCTACGAATCGCTGATGCAACGCTCGCGGGACGAAGCCTTCACCATGTACGGCCTGCTCGCCGAATCGGTCGAATGGGACGATGATCGGACCTTCATCCAGTTCAACCTCAACCCCAACGCCCGCTGGGCCGACGGGCAACCGGTCACAGCCGACGACGTCATCTTCACCTTTGAACTGTTGCGCGACAAGGGACGTGTACCCTTCAGCAACCGCCTGGCAAAAGTGGCAAAGATGGAGAAGGTCGGCGACCGCAGCGTCCGCTTCACCTTTACCGAAGACGTCGACCGCGAACTTCCGCTGTTGCTCAGCCTCTCTCCGGTCCTGCCGAAGCACGCCATCGATGTTGCGACCTTCGATCAGACGAGTTTGAAGCCGCCGCTCGGCTCCGGCCCCTATCGTGTCGTCGAAGTGAAGCCCGGTGAGCGCATCGTCTACAAGAGAAACCCGGACTATTGGGCGAAGGACCTGCCATCCAAGGTCGGCCAGGACAATTACGACGAAATCTCCGTCGAGTATTTCCTCCAGGAAAACTCGCTGTTCGAAGCGTTCAAGAAGGGTGAAATCGACATCTACCCGGAAGGCAGCGCCACCAAGTGGGCGCGCGGCTACGACTTTCCGGCCGTCCGCTCCGGCGATGTGGTCAAGGAAACCTTCAAGCCGAAGACGCCTTCCGGCATGCTCGGCATCGTGTTCAACACCCGCAAGCCGATGTTCGACAATCTCAAGCTCCGCCAAGGCCTGGCTCTGGTGTTTGATTTCGAGTGGGTCAACAAGAACCTCTTCGATGGTGCCTATACACGCACCCAGAGCTACTGGCAGAACTCGACACTGAGTTTCCTCGGCGCGCCGGCTGACGATCGTGAACTCGGCCTCATCGGGGATGCACGCGACCGGATCAACCCGGCGATCCTGGACGGCACCTACCGGCTGCCCGTGACCGACGCTTCCGGTCGTGATCGCAACGTCCTGCGCGTCGCCGTCTCGCTGATGCGGGAGGCGGGCTTCCAGATCAAGGACGGCAAGATGGTGGACGCCAAGGGTTCGCCGCTTGCCTTCGAAATCATGAGCCAGAACGCGGGCCAGGAAAAGATTGCGCTCGCCTATCAGCGCTTCCTCGCCCCGCTCGGCATCCAGGTGTCGGTGCGTACCGTCGACGATTCGCAATACCAGCAGCGCAGCCAATCCTTCGACTACGACGTGATCATCAAATCCTTCCCGTCAACGCTGTCACCCGGCGTCGAGCAAGCCGGGCGCTGGTCGTCCCAGGCGAGAGACCGGCAGGGCAGCGACAATTTTGCCGGCGTCGCCGACAAGGATGTCGACCGCATGATCAACAACATTCTCCAGGCTCGCACGACCGAGGATTTCACGGCTGCCGTGCGCGCGCACGACCGGCTGCTGATCAACAACTCCTACCTCGTGCCGCTCTATCATCTGGACGCACAGTGGGTGGCGCGGCGCAAGCATATCGGCCGTCCCGATGTGTTGCCGCTCTATGGCTACCAACTTCCGACCTGGTGGGATCAAAACGCGCAATAG
- a CDS encoding DsbA family oxidoreductase produces MQTVSIDIVSDVVCPWCYLGKARLHQAIANVPDVLVTVNWRPYQLNPDLPPEGIDHKKHLAEKLGGQAAVDRAHDMLCELGDADGIAFDFDAVKVSPNTLDAHRLVRWAATNGQAAQSAVVGLLFKANFEEGRNVGDHAVLLDIAEKAGLDRPVITALLTSDADKDAVKEEVGMAREMGVTGVPCFILEGQYAVMGAQSVDVLTNALREIAEMKASGKPN; encoded by the coding sequence ATGCAAACCGTCAGCATCGATATCGTCTCGGACGTCGTCTGCCCCTGGTGCTATCTGGGCAAGGCAAGGCTCCATCAGGCAATTGCCAATGTCCCGGATGTGCTCGTCACGGTCAATTGGCGTCCCTATCAGCTTAATCCCGACCTGCCGCCGGAAGGCATCGACCACAAGAAGCACCTTGCCGAGAAGCTTGGCGGCCAAGCGGCCGTCGATCGCGCACATGACATGTTGTGCGAACTCGGAGACGCCGACGGCATCGCCTTCGACTTCGATGCCGTGAAAGTCAGCCCGAACACGCTTGACGCCCATCGGCTGGTCCGCTGGGCCGCAACCAACGGCCAGGCAGCGCAGTCAGCAGTTGTCGGCCTGCTGTTCAAGGCGAATTTCGAAGAAGGCCGCAATGTCGGCGATCACGCCGTGCTGCTCGATATCGCCGAGAAGGCCGGCCTCGACCGCCCCGTCATCACGGCGCTGCTCACCTCCGATGCCGACAAGGACGCAGTCAAGGAAGAGGTCGGCATGGCCCGCGAGATGGGCGTGACCGGTGTGCCCTGCTTCATCCTTGAGGGACAATATGCCGTGATGGGAGCGCAATCCGTCGACGTGCTGACAAATGCGCTGCGCGAAATCGCGGAGATGAAAGCCAGCGGCAAGCCGAACTGA
- the mfd gene encoding transcription-repair coupling factor: MLAGLDPKKIVEAQREITIGPVPSGAEALVLAELARAGQPVAYILSDGQRIADLEQVLGFVAPDIPVLTLPGWDCLPYDRVSPSADTSARRLAALSALIAHKKKPHAAIVLVTVNAALQKISPQDVIESLAFSARPGNQVRMDDIAMRLERNGFERVATVREVGEYAVRGGILDVFVPGSGEPLRLDFFGDTLETIRSFDPASQRTTGQVRSLDLNPMSEVSLTPETISHFRKQYLSLFGATNRDDALYQAVSEGRRYAGMEHWLPLFFDGLETVFDYLDGFRIVTDHLAREAAAERSKLILDYYDARLASASPGKTQTTQGTPYKPVPPELLYLNSQDFNAVLTSRDAIRLSPFNEHEGEARQVISVDARQGMRWAKSAGEGETDSERVNVFDQAVKYIAERRSKGAKVIISGWSEGSLDRLLQVLVEHGLGNIKPIKALAEVKSLKPGEAGATVLSIEAGFETGDLVIIGEQDILGDRMVRRSKRRKRGADFIAEVAGLDEGSYVVHAEHGIGRFVGLRTIEAVGAPHDCLELVYAENAKLFLPVENIELLSRYGAEGTDAILDKLGGVAWQARKAKLKKRLLDMAGGLIRIAAERHTRRAPSLIAQDGVYDEFAARFPYDETEDQLNSIEAVRDDLGSGRPMDRLVCGDVGFGKTEVALRAAFIAAMNGVQVAVVVPTTLLARQHFKTFSERFRGLPIRIQQASRLVGSKELALTKKEVADGKTDVVVGTHALLGTSVNFANLGLLIIDEEQHFGVKHKERLKELKSDVHVLTLSATPIPRTLQLALTGVRELSLITTPPVDRMAVRTFISPFDALVIRETLMREHYRGGQSFYVCPRLSDLSEIHDFLKSDVPELKVAVAHGQMPATELEDIMNAFYDGRYDVLLSTTIVESGLDVPTANTLIVHRADMFGLAQLYQLRGRVGRSKVRAFALFTLPVNKTLTGTAERRLKVLQSLDTLGAGFQLASHDLDIRGAGNLLGEEQSGHIKEVGFELYQQMLEEAVAELKGEEEIHDTGWSPQISVGTPVMIPEHYVPDLHLRLGLYRRLGELTDLKEIDGFGAEMIDRFGPLPIEVQHLLKIVYVKSLCRTANVEKLDAGPKGVVVQFRNKEFPNPAALVGYIAKQGTLAKIRPDHSIFFQKELATPEKRLSGAAMVMTQLAGLAK; encoded by the coding sequence ATCGTGCTGGTGACCGTCAACGCTGCCCTGCAGAAAATCTCGCCTCAGGATGTGATCGAGAGCCTGGCGTTTTCGGCCCGTCCGGGCAATCAGGTACGCATGGATGACATCGCGATGCGGCTCGAGCGCAACGGCTTCGAGCGGGTCGCGACCGTGCGTGAGGTCGGCGAATACGCGGTGCGCGGCGGCATCCTGGATGTCTTCGTGCCCGGCAGCGGCGAGCCTCTGCGTCTTGATTTCTTCGGCGATACGCTCGAGACCATCCGCTCCTTCGATCCCGCAAGCCAGCGCACGACGGGCCAGGTCCGCTCGCTCGATCTCAACCCGATGAGCGAGGTGTCGCTGACGCCGGAGACGATCAGCCACTTCCGCAAGCAGTATCTGTCGCTGTTCGGTGCGACGAACCGCGACGATGCGCTTTACCAGGCGGTTTCCGAAGGGCGGCGTTACGCCGGCATGGAGCATTGGCTGCCGCTCTTCTTTGACGGGTTGGAAACGGTATTTGATTATCTCGATGGTTTCCGCATTGTCACCGATCACCTGGCGCGCGAGGCAGCCGCAGAGCGCTCGAAACTCATTCTCGATTATTACGACGCCCGCCTGGCATCGGCCTCTCCCGGCAAGACGCAGACCACCCAGGGCACGCCCTATAAGCCGGTCCCGCCGGAACTGCTCTACCTGAACTCGCAAGACTTCAACGCTGTGCTCACCTCGCGCGATGCCATTCGTTTGTCACCGTTCAACGAGCATGAAGGCGAAGCGCGGCAGGTGATCTCGGTCGATGCGCGTCAAGGGATGCGCTGGGCAAAGTCGGCCGGCGAGGGGGAGACGGACAGCGAACGCGTCAACGTCTTCGATCAGGCGGTCAAGTACATAGCCGAGCGGCGTTCAAAGGGCGCCAAGGTGATAATCTCGGGCTGGAGCGAAGGGTCGCTGGACCGCCTGTTGCAGGTGCTGGTCGAGCACGGACTCGGCAACATCAAGCCGATCAAGGCACTGGCCGAGGTCAAGAGCCTGAAGCCGGGCGAGGCGGGTGCGACCGTCCTCAGCATCGAGGCCGGTTTCGAGACAGGCGATCTCGTCATAATCGGCGAACAGGATATCCTGGGCGACCGCATGGTGCGCCGCTCGAAGCGGCGCAAGCGTGGTGCCGACTTCATCGCCGAGGTGGCAGGCCTCGACGAGGGCAGCTATGTGGTACACGCCGAACACGGCATCGGCCGCTTCGTTGGCCTGCGCACCATCGAGGCTGTCGGCGCGCCGCATGATTGCCTCGAACTCGTCTATGCGGAGAACGCCAAACTGTTCCTGCCGGTCGAAAACATCGAACTCCTGTCGCGCTACGGCGCAGAAGGGACCGATGCAATCCTCGACAAGCTGGGTGGCGTTGCCTGGCAGGCGCGCAAGGCCAAGCTCAAGAAGCGGCTGCTCGATATGGCGGGCGGTCTCATCCGCATCGCCGCCGAGCGGCACACGCGCCGGGCACCGTCTCTGATCGCTCAGGATGGCGTCTACGACGAATTTGCTGCTCGCTTCCCCTATGACGAGACCGAAGATCAGCTGAACTCGATCGAGGCCGTACGCGATGATCTCGGCAGTGGCCGGCCGATGGATCGCCTTGTTTGTGGCGATGTCGGCTTCGGCAAGACGGAGGTTGCCTTGCGTGCTGCCTTCATCGCGGCCATGAATGGCGTACAGGTTGCCGTCGTCGTGCCGACGACGCTTTTGGCGCGCCAGCATTTCAAGACCTTCTCCGAGCGCTTCCGTGGGTTGCCGATCCGCATCCAGCAAGCCTCACGTCTCGTCGGTTCCAAGGAACTGGCGTTGACGAAGAAGGAGGTGGCAGACGGCAAGACGGACGTCGTGGTCGGCACGCATGCACTGCTTGGCACGTCGGTCAACTTCGCCAATCTCGGCCTGCTGATCATCGACGAGGAGCAGCACTTCGGCGTCAAGCACAAGGAGCGGCTGAAGGAGCTGAAGTCCGACGTGCACGTGCTGACGCTTTCGGCGACGCCGATCCCGCGCACCTTGCAGCTCGCCTTGACCGGCGTTCGCGAACTATCGCTGATCACGACGCCGCCGGTCGACCGCATGGCGGTGCGCACCTTCATCTCGCCCTTCGATGCCCTGGTGATCCGCGAAACACTGATGCGCGAACATTATCGCGGTGGCCAGAGCTTCTATGTCTGTCCGCGCCTGAGCGATCTGTCGGAAATCCACGATTTCCTGAAATCGGACGTGCCGGAACTGAAGGTCGCGGTTGCGCACGGCCAGATGCCGGCAACCGAGCTCGAAGACATCATGAACGCCTTCTATGACGGGCGATACGATGTGCTTCTGTCGACGACGATCGTCGAATCCGGTCTGGACGTCCCAACGGCCAATACGCTGATCGTGCACCGTGCCGATATGTTCGGCCTCGCCCAACTCTATCAGCTGCGCGGTCGCGTCGGTCGCTCGAAGGTGCGTGCCTTCGCGCTATTCACCTTGCCGGTCAACAAGACATTGACTGGAACGGCCGAGCGCAGGTTGAAGGTGCTTCAGTCGCTCGACACACTCGGTGCCGGCTTCCAGCTTGCCAGCCACGACCTCGATATCCGCGGCGCCGGCAACCTGCTTGGCGAGGAGCAATCGGGTCATATCAAGGAGGTCGGCTTCGAGCTCTACCAGCAGATGCTGGAGGAAGCGGTCGCCGAGCTCAAGGGTGAGGAAGAAATCCACGATACCGGTTGGTCACCGCAGATTTCGGTCGGAACCCCGGTCATGATCCCAGAACACTACGTGCCGGATCTGCATCTGCGGCTCGGTCTCTACCGCCGTCTCGGCGAACTGACGGATCTCAAGGAAATCGACGGCTTCGGCGCCGAGATGATCGATCGCTTCGGCCCGTTGCCGATCGAGGTCCAGCACCTCTTGAAGATCGTCTACGTCAAGTCTCTGTGCCGTACGGCGAATGTCGAGAAGCTCGATGCCGGACCGAAGGGGGTCGTTGTGCAGTTCCGCAACAAGGAGTTCCCAAACCCCGCGGCGCTCGTCGGTTACATCGCCAAGCAGGGCACGCTTGCGAAGATCCGGCCGGACCATAGCATCTTCTTCCAAAAGGAACTGGCGACGCCGGAGAAGCGTCTTTCGGGCGCTGCGATGGTGATGACGCAACTCGCTGGACTGGCGAAATAG
- a CDS encoding NAD(P)H-hydrate dehydratase has translation MRSELQHLLITPSEMTAIDQAAARSGIDSFTLMRNAGLAVTAAALRRFPDAARFVVLCGPGNNGGDGYVAARGLAESGADVTVFALGDATVLQGDAARARSEWNGPVAALAAFDPQPGDVVIDALFGAGLSRDLPGNVVQLIERVNASGLPVVAVDLPSGIDGRTGEIRGAAFAARHTVTFMAPKPGHWLLPGRPLCGTLEVFDIGIPARVMFSGAGSLRLNAPAVWSGWGGDLAPSTHKFRRGHLVVFSGDRQATGAARLAAMAGLAAGAGLVTVATGKAALGINASQLTAVMVKEVEGKRDLTKWLQDHRLGSFVLGPGFGVGKKARDFALALCDRSLVLDADGITSFQANREELFAALLRGGGRMVLTPHEGEFARLFPEIAGDGKLSKVEKAQKAARASHAVIVYKGADTVVAAPDGRAVVNNNAPPWLATAGSGDVLAGITGAHLAQGMPAFEAAAAAVWRHGAAGDRAGQGLTAETLIGAIPPMA, from the coding sequence ATGCGCTCCGAACTTCAGCACTTGTTGATCACGCCCTCGGAAATGACGGCAATCGATCAGGCCGCCGCCCGATCCGGCATCGATAGCTTTACGCTCATGCGCAACGCCGGCCTGGCCGTGACTGCGGCGGCGCTGCGACGCTTCCCGGATGCCGCCCGCTTCGTCGTTCTCTGCGGGCCGGGCAACAATGGCGGCGATGGCTACGTCGCAGCCCGCGGTCTGGCGGAAAGTGGTGCGGACGTCACGGTCTTCGCACTCGGCGACGCAACAGTCCTTCAAGGAGACGCCGCGCGGGCTCGTTCGGAATGGAATGGGCCGGTAGCGGCGCTTGCAGCATTCGATCCCCAGCCCGGCGATGTCGTCATCGACGCGCTGTTCGGCGCCGGGCTTTCGCGTGATCTCCCGGGCAATGTCGTTCAGCTCATTGAACGCGTCAATGCAAGCGGGCTCCCGGTTGTCGCGGTCGATCTGCCAAGCGGCATCGACGGACGGACCGGCGAGATCCGTGGCGCTGCATTCGCGGCCCGCCATACGGTAACTTTCATGGCGCCGAAGCCGGGCCACTGGCTTCTGCCCGGGCGCCCCCTGTGCGGCACGCTCGAAGTCTTCGATATCGGCATTCCGGCCCGCGTCATGTTCTCCGGAGCCGGCTCGCTGCGTCTGAACGCACCGGCGGTCTGGTCGGGCTGGGGAGGTGACCTCGCACCATCGACGCATAAATTTAGGCGTGGTCACCTGGTCGTCTTTTCAGGTGACCGACAGGCGACGGGCGCCGCACGCCTGGCGGCCATGGCTGGTCTCGCGGCCGGCGCCGGATTGGTCACGGTGGCAACGGGAAAGGCGGCACTCGGGATCAATGCATCGCAATTGACCGCGGTGATGGTGAAGGAAGTGGAGGGTAAGCGTGACCTGACGAAATGGCTGCAGGATCACCGCTTGGGCAGCTTCGTTTTGGGGCCTGGTTTCGGTGTCGGCAAGAAGGCTAGGGACTTTGCGCTTGCGCTGTGCGATCGGTCGTTGGTGCTGGACGCAGATGGGATCACTTCATTTCAGGCGAACCGCGAGGAACTCTTTGCCGCGCTCCTAAGGGGCGGAGGTCGGATGGTTCTGACGCCGCACGAGGGGGAGTTTGCCCGCCTCTTTCCCGAAATTGCCGGCGACGGCAAACTTTCGAAGGTCGAAAAGGCGCAGAAGGCGGCCCGCGCGAGCCATGCCGTCATCGTCTACAAGGGGGCCGACACGGTGGTCGCCGCACCGGACGGACGGGCCGTCGTCAACAACAATGCGCCGCCGTGGCTGGCAACGGCCGGCTCGGGAGACGTGCTCGCCGGCATCACCGGTGCGCATCTTGCCCAAGGGATGCCGGCCTTCGAGGCGGCAGCCGCCGCCGTATGGCGACATGGTGCTGCCGGCGACCGGGCCGGGCAGGGGCTTACGGCCGAGACATTGATTGGCGCGATACCGCCAATGGCGTGA
- the hspQ gene encoding heat shock protein HspQ, which translates to MKQRNAKFEIGQVVRHRIFPFRGVIFDVDPEYANTEEWWNAIPQEIRPSKDQPFYHLFAENDDSEYVAYVSEQNLEFDDSDRPMRHAQVDALFDKDGVGHYRPKAAFRH; encoded by the coding sequence ATGAAACAAAGAAACGCCAAATTCGAGATCGGACAGGTGGTTCGCCATCGGATTTTCCCGTTCCGCGGCGTCATTTTCGACGTCGATCCGGAATACGCCAACACCGAAGAATGGTGGAACGCCATTCCGCAGGAGATCCGCCCGAGCAAGGATCAACCCTTCTACCATCTGTTCGCCGAAAACGATGACAGCGAGTACGTCGCCTACGTTTCCGAGCAGAACCTGGAGTTCGACGACAGCGACCGACCGATGCGCCACGCACAGGTCGATGCGCTGTTCGACAAGGATGGTGTCGGCCACTACAGGCCAAAGGCGGCGTTCCGACATTAA
- the glnA gene encoding type I glutamate--ammonia ligase, which translates to MTTASDILKQIKDNDVKFVDLRFTDPKGKLQHVTMDVVCVDEDMFADGVMFDGSSIGGWKAINESDMVLMPDPETAHMDPFFAQSTMVIICDILDPVSGESYNRDPRGTAKKAEAYLKASGIGDTVFVGPEAEFFVFDDVKYKADPYNTGFKLDSSELPSNDDTDYETGNLGHRPRVKGGYFPVPPIDSCQDMRSEMLTVLSEMGVTVEKHHHEVAAAQHELGVKFDALVRNADKMQIYKYVVHQVANAYGKTATFMPKPIFGDNGSGMHVHLSIWKDGKPTFAGDEYAGLSESCLYFIGGIIKHAKSLNAFTNPSTNSYKRLVPGYEAPVLLAYSARNRSASCRIPFGTNPKAKRVEVRFPDPTANPYLAFAAMLMAGLDGIKNKLHPGKAMDKDLYDLPPKELKKIPTVCGSLREALESLDKDRKYLTAGGVFDDDQIDSFIELKMQEVMRFEMTPHPVEYDMYYSV; encoded by the coding sequence ATGACGACTGCAAGCGATATTCTGAAGCAAATCAAGGACAACGACGTCAAGTTCGTCGACCTGCGCTTTACCGATCCCAAGGGCAAGCTGCAGCACGTAACCATGGATGTGGTCTGCGTCGACGAAGACATGTTCGCCGACGGCGTCATGTTCGACGGCTCCTCGATTGGCGGCTGGAAGGCCATCAACGAGTCCGACATGGTGCTGATGCCCGATCCGGAAACAGCGCATATGGACCCGTTCTTCGCGCAGTCGACGATGGTTATCATCTGCGACATTCTCGATCCGGTCTCGGGCGAATCCTACAACCGCGATCCGCGCGGCACGGCCAAGAAGGCGGAAGCCTACCTCAAGGCATCCGGCATCGGCGACACTGTATTCGTCGGTCCGGAAGCCGAATTCTTCGTCTTCGACGACGTCAAGTACAAGGCCGATCCTTACAACACCGGCTTCAAGCTCGACTCCTCGGAACTGCCGTCGAACGACGACACCGACTACGAGACCGGCAACCTTGGCCACCGTCCGCGCGTCAAGGGCGGCTACTTCCCGGTTCCGCCGATCGACAGCTGCCAGGACATGCGCTCGGAAATGCTGACAGTTCTGTCCGAGATGGGCGTAACGGTCGAAAAGCATCACCACGAAGTCGCTGCCGCTCAGCACGAACTCGGCGTCAAGTTCGACGCACTGGTGCGCAACGCCGACAAGATGCAGATCTACAAGTACGTCGTGCACCAGGTCGCCAATGCCTATGGCAAGACCGCAACCTTCATGCCGAAGCCGATCTTCGGCGACAACGGCTCGGGCATGCACGTGCACCTGTCGATCTGGAAGGACGGCAAGCCGACCTTCGCGGGCGACGAATATGCCGGCCTGTCGGAAAGCTGCCTCTACTTCATCGGCGGCATCATCAAGCATGCCAAGTCGCTTAACGCCTTCACCAACCCGTCGACGAACTCCTACAAGCGTCTCGTCCCGGGCTACGAAGCCCCGGTTCTGCTCGCCTACTCCGCCCGTAACCGTTCGGCCTCGTGCCGCATTCCGTTCGGCACCAACCCGAAGGCCAAGCGCGTCGAAGTCCGCTTCCCGGACCCGACCGCCAACCCCTACCTCGCCTTCGCGGCCATGCTGATGGCTGGCCTCGACGGCATCAAGAACAAGCTGCATCCGGGCAAGGCCATGGACAAGGACCTCTATGACCTGCCGCCGAAGGAACTGAAGAAGATCCCGACGGTTTGCGGCTCGCTGCGCGAAGCACTCGAAAGCCTCGACAAGGACCGCAAGTACCTGACTGCCGGCGGCGTGTTCGATGACGACCAGATCGACTCCTTCATCGAACTGAAGATGCAGGAAGTGATGCGCTTCGAAATGACCCCGCATCCGGTCGAGTACGACATGTACTACTCGGTCTAA
- the gpt gene encoding xanthine phosphoribosyltransferase, with product MSLPDKAFPVSWDQFHRDARALAWRLADNGQEWRAMVCITRGGLVPAAIISRELNIRMIETVCVASYHDYDTQGQMKVLKGITPEITKDGGEGVLIVDDLTDTGKTAAEVRAMLPKAHFAAVYAKPKGRPLVDTFVTEVSQDTWIYFPWDLGFTYQEPIAKGTRG from the coding sequence ATGTCGCTGCCCGATAAAGCCTTTCCCGTCTCCTGGGACCAGTTCCACCGTGATGCGCGCGCGCTTGCGTGGCGCCTCGCCGACAACGGCCAGGAATGGCGCGCCATGGTCTGCATCACCCGCGGCGGCCTGGTTCCGGCCGCGATCATTTCCCGCGAACTCAATATCCGGATGATCGAAACCGTCTGTGTCGCTTCCTATCATGACTACGATACGCAGGGGCAGATGAAGGTACTGAAAGGCATTACGCCTGAAATTACCAAGGATGGCGGCGAAGGCGTGCTGATCGTCGACGACCTGACTGACACCGGCAAGACCGCAGCCGAAGTGCGCGCCATGCTGCCGAAGGCGCATTTCGCCGCCGTTTATGCCAAACCAAAGGGCCGGCCGCTGGTCGATACCTTCGTTACCGAAGTCAGCCAGGATACCTGGATCTATTTCCCCTGGGATTTGGGCTTCACCTACCAGGAGCCGATTGCCAAGGGCACCCGCGGCTAA
- a CDS encoding invasion associated locus B family protein has product MIFKSNFTKRSGMAALALSVAAAGVPSVASAQQAGGKPPQGWFKICTKQEDNDVCIVQNLLTANNGQLVTAVGLITVSGKVNRKVLQVSVPSARLIPTGVQMQIDGGKPVKLDYAICMPDKCVAEAPLSDQLIASLKKGNEVVFTSVNYQRAPNPIKMALTGFTGIFDGEPMEQSQLEERQRLLQEEMQKKAEDARKKLEEAQKAAKQN; this is encoded by the coding sequence ATGATCTTCAAGTCGAATTTTACCAAACGCTCGGGTATGGCAGCGCTGGCGCTCTCTGTAGCTGCTGCGGGCGTACCGAGTGTTGCGTCCGCCCAGCAGGCAGGTGGCAAGCCTCCGCAGGGCTGGTTCAAGATCTGCACCAAGCAGGAAGACAATGACGTCTGCATCGTTCAGAACCTCCTGACTGCCAACAATGGTCAGCTCGTGACCGCTGTCGGCCTCATCACCGTAAGCGGCAAGGTCAACCGCAAGGTCCTGCAGGTTTCCGTACCGTCCGCGCGCCTGATCCCGACGGGTGTCCAGATGCAGATCGACGGTGGCAAGCCGGTAAAGCTCGACTACGCAATCTGCATGCCGGACAAGTGCGTCGCTGAAGCGCCGCTGTCCGACCAGCTGATCGCCAGCCTGAAGAAGGGCAACGAGGTGGTCTTCACCTCGGTCAACTACCAGCGGGCTCCGAACCCGATCAAGATGGCTCTCACGGGCTTCACCGGCATCTTCGATGGCGAGCCGATGGAACAGTCGCAGCTCGAAGAGCGTCAACGCCTCCTGCAGGAAGAAATGCAGAAGAAGGCTGAAGACGCCCGCAAGAAGCTTGAGGAAGCCCAGAAGGCTGCCAAGCAGAACTAA